In Nitrospirota bacterium, the following proteins share a genomic window:
- a CDS encoding ferredoxin codes for MLKPVVDWDTCIGCGSCPEICPEIFEMRDDKAWVIGHEKCNTCNCQEAVDVCRVEAISLVEE; via the coding sequence ATGTTAAAACCTGTAGTTGACTGGGACACATGTATAGGTTGCGGGTCTTGTCCTGAGATATGCCCTGAGATCTTTGAGATGAGAGATGATAAGGCATGGGTTATAGGGCATGAGAAATGCAATACCTGCAACTGCCAGGAGGCAGTTGATGTATGCCGTGTGGAGGCAATAAGTTTAGTAGAAGAATAG